A genomic window from Flavobacterium johnsoniae includes:
- the era gene encoding GTPase Era, producing MSHKAGFVNIIGNPNVGKSTLMNAFVGERLSIITSKAQTTRHRILGIVNGEDFQLVLSDTPGIIKPAYEMQESMMNFVKSAFEDADILVYMVEIGEQNLKDEDFFKKIIHAKIPVLLLLNKIDNSNQEQLEEQVSFWKEKVPNAEIFPISALQNFNVPEVFGRIIELLPESPAYYPKDQLTDKPERFFVNETIREKILLNYAKEIPYAVEIVTEEFIETDQIIRIRSVIMVERDTQKGIIIGHKGAALKKVGTDARADLEKFFGKQIHIELYVKVNKNWRSNANMLKRFGYNQ from the coding sequence ATGTCACATAAAGCAGGTTTCGTAAACATTATCGGAAATCCAAATGTTGGAAAATCAACATTGATGAACGCTTTCGTAGGAGAGCGATTGTCTATTATTACATCAAAAGCACAAACTACACGTCATAGAATTTTAGGAATTGTAAACGGAGAAGACTTTCAATTGGTTTTGTCTGATACTCCTGGAATTATTAAACCTGCTTACGAAATGCAGGAATCGATGATGAACTTTGTAAAATCGGCTTTTGAAGATGCTGATATTTTAGTTTATATGGTCGAAATAGGAGAACAGAATCTTAAAGACGAAGATTTCTTTAAGAAAATCATTCATGCTAAAATACCTGTTTTATTACTTCTAAATAAAATCGATAATTCTAATCAAGAACAATTAGAAGAGCAGGTTTCTTTTTGGAAAGAGAAAGTTCCTAATGCAGAGATTTTCCCGATTTCGGCTTTGCAAAACTTCAACGTTCCAGAAGTTTTTGGAAGAATTATAGAATTACTACCAGAATCTCCGGCATATTATCCAAAAGATCAATTAACAGACAAGCCAGAGCGTTTCTTTGTTAACGAAACGATCCGTGAGAAAATCTTATTGAATTACGCTAAAGAAATTCCATACGCAGTAGAAATCGTAACAGAAGAGTTTATTGAAACAGATCAAATTATCAGAATTCGTTCGGTAATTATGGTAGAGCGCGATACGCAAAAAGGAATTATTATCGGACATAAAGGTGCAGCTTTAAAGAAAGTCGGAACCGATGCCCGCGCCGATTTAGAGAAATTCTTCGGAAAACAAATTCACATAGAACTTTATGTAAAAGTGAACAAAAACTGGAGAAGCAACGCTAATATGTTGAAAAGATTTGGGTATAATCAATAA
- a CDS encoding S41 family peptidase translates to MNNKNLIPIFILLFFLSFKIQAQGSDKNAKDSIMLYNKILSIKQIQQDLKILLAINEKANSGLYQYRSKKQIDSIYNTTIKSIKKPISVTEFYKIMLHLADFEGSVHNYTIPDLELIKFLNRQKSFFPYPLLYIDGQIIFDGQSSDIPAGSRIRSINGISDTKLMQSFYKYYTADGFNMTEKLSASVNKSFGINYLFEYGLSNEFIIEYNSPKSESLEKKILPAVTLKQREANIKNRFSAPVTDLIDYKKQPPYSFQMLNPTTGLLNLRWFGMAYGSDDPKFETYVQFLDSVFKGLDKNKVSNLIIDVRNNPGGSDPNFEQPVMYLTDQPFKENVKATIIFDPNLLPFENYFWGVSTSERMDSISKKMGKKYLKDVYPVFKNNISVQNPKYNPVYHPKLPKFKGNLYLLINENVASAASHFASLVKAYVQNVTIVGVETVGGYYRHNGHTPLVYELPNSKIKTQFSIVNLVQDAPKKENQPEGHGIMPDHEVWPSLDDFFKQKDTQMDYTLKLIQMK, encoded by the coding sequence ATGAATAATAAAAATCTAATACCAATTTTTATATTATTGTTTTTCTTGTCCTTTAAAATTCAGGCACAAGGATCTGATAAAAACGCGAAGGATAGTATAATGCTGTACAATAAAATACTTTCAATAAAGCAAATACAGCAGGATCTTAAAATACTCCTTGCTATAAACGAAAAAGCAAATTCTGGCTTGTACCAATACCGTTCTAAAAAACAAATAGACAGTATTTACAATACAACTATTAAAAGTATAAAAAAGCCTATAAGCGTTACGGAGTTTTACAAAATAATGCTCCATCTGGCAGATTTTGAAGGAAGTGTACACAATTATACTATTCCTGATCTCGAATTAATAAAATTTCTGAACAGGCAAAAATCTTTTTTCCCTTATCCTCTTCTTTACATTGATGGACAAATTATTTTCGATGGTCAATCATCAGATATACCAGCAGGTTCAAGAATAAGAAGTATAAACGGGATAAGTGACACAAAATTGATGCAATCTTTTTATAAATACTATACAGCAGATGGCTTTAACATGACAGAAAAATTATCGGCTAGCGTAAATAAATCGTTTGGAATAAACTATTTGTTTGAATATGGTCTTTCTAATGAATTCATTATAGAATACAATTCACCAAAATCTGAATCTCTTGAAAAAAAGATACTTCCTGCAGTAACACTAAAGCAAAGAGAAGCGAACATTAAAAATAGATTTAGCGCTCCTGTTACCGATTTGATAGATTATAAAAAGCAACCTCCTTATAGTTTTCAAATGCTTAATCCAACAACAGGTTTATTAAATCTAAGATGGTTTGGAATGGCATACGGATCAGACGATCCTAAGTTTGAAACATATGTTCAATTTTTGGATAGTGTTTTTAAAGGACTAGACAAAAACAAGGTTTCTAACCTGATCATTGATGTTAGAAATAATCCTGGCGGAAGCGATCCTAACTTTGAACAGCCTGTAATGTACCTCACAGATCAACCATTCAAAGAAAATGTAAAAGCTACCATAATCTTCGACCCTAACTTGTTGCCTTTCGAGAACTATTTCTGGGGCGTTTCAACATCAGAACGAATGGATAGTATTTCTAAAAAAATGGGAAAAAAATACCTAAAAGATGTGTATCCAGTTTTTAAAAACAATATAAGTGTACAAAATCCAAAATATAATCCGGTTTATCATCCCAAATTACCAAAGTTTAAAGGCAATCTTTATCTTTTGATTAATGAAAATGTGGCATCAGCTGCTTCACATTTTGCTTCCTTAGTAAAAGCATATGTTCAAAATGTTACTATAGTTGGTGTAGAAACCGTTGGCGGTTACTATCGCCATAATGGACATACACCATTGGTCTATGAACTTCCCAATTCAAAGATAAAAACTCAATTTTCAATTGTAAATCTGGTTCAGGACGCTCCAAAAAAGGAAAATCAGCCAGAAGGTCACGGTATTATGCCGGATCATGAAGTGTGGCCATCTTTGGATGATTTTTTCAAACAAAAGGATACGCAAATGGACTATACTCTTAAACTTATACAAATGAAATAA
- the der gene encoding ribosome biogenesis GTPase Der, with protein MSNNIVAIVGRPNVGKSTLFNRLIQRREAIVDSVSGVTRDRNYGKSEWNGKEFSVIDTGGYVRGSDDVFEGEIRKQVELAIDEADVIIFVVDVEEGITPMDETVAKLLRKVTKPVLLAVNKVDNAMREKDAIEFYNLGLGDYYTFASISGSGTGDLLDALIDAFPEKPEVEVKEDLPRFAVVGRPNAGKSSFINALIGKERYIVTDIAGTTRDAIDTKFDRFGFEFNLVDTAGIRRKAKVKEDLEFYSVMRSVRAIEHADICILVIDATRGFEGQDQSIFWLAEKNRKGVVILVNKWDLVEKDTMSTRDYEEKIKKELMPFTDVPILFVSALTKQRLLKALEATVQVFENRKQRIATSKFNEYMLKVIEAYPPPATKGKYVKIKYCMQLPTQTPQFVFFANLPQYVKEPYKRYLENKIRENWDFAGVPIDIYIREK; from the coding sequence ATGAGTAATAACATTGTTGCGATAGTAGGAAGACCTAATGTAGGGAAATCAACCCTGTTTAATAGGCTGATACAAAGAAGAGAAGCTATTGTAGATTCAGTATCTGGGGTTACCCGTGATAGAAACTATGGTAAAAGCGAGTGGAACGGAAAAGAGTTTTCTGTCATTGATACAGGTGGATACGTGCGCGGAAGCGATGACGTATTTGAAGGTGAAATCCGTAAACAAGTAGAACTTGCTATCGACGAAGCCGATGTTATTATTTTTGTGGTTGATGTTGAAGAAGGAATTACACCAATGGATGAAACCGTTGCAAAATTACTTCGTAAAGTAACAAAACCAGTTTTATTGGCTGTAAATAAGGTTGATAATGCAATGCGTGAGAAAGATGCAATTGAGTTTTATAATCTTGGTTTAGGAGATTATTACACTTTTGCAAGTATTTCTGGAAGTGGAACTGGAGATTTATTAGATGCTTTAATTGATGCTTTCCCAGAAAAACCAGAAGTTGAGGTTAAAGAAGATTTACCTCGTTTTGCTGTGGTAGGTCGTCCGAATGCTGGAAAATCAAGCTTTATCAATGCTTTAATTGGTAAAGAACGTTATATAGTTACCGATATTGCTGGAACAACGCGTGACGCAATTGATACTAAATTTGATCGTTTTGGTTTCGAATTTAACTTGGTAGATACGGCTGGAATTCGTCGTAAGGCTAAAGTAAAAGAAGATTTAGAATTTTATTCTGTAATGCGCTCTGTACGTGCAATTGAGCATGCCGATATTTGTATTTTGGTTATCGATGCAACTCGTGGATTTGAAGGTCAAGATCAGAGTATTTTCTGGTTGGCTGAGAAAAACCGCAAAGGTGTTGTAATCTTAGTAAACAAATGGGATTTGGTAGAAAAAGATACCATGTCTACACGCGATTACGAAGAGAAAATCAAAAAAGAATTGATGCCTTTTACCGATGTGCCAATTTTGTTCGTTTCTGCTTTGACAAAACAACGTTTATTAAAAGCATTGGAAGCTACAGTTCAAGTTTTCGAAAACAGAAAACAAAGAATCGCAACTTCAAAATTTAACGAATATATGTTGAAAGTTATTGAAGCTTATCCGCCGCCAGCAACAAAAGGAAAATACGTAAAGATTAAATATTGTATGCAATTACCAACTCAAACGCCTCAGTTTGTGTTTTTTGCTAACTTGCCTCAATACGTAAAAGAACCTTACAAAAGATATTTAGAAAATAAAATTAGAGAAAATTGGGATTTTGCAGGAGTTCCAATTGATATTTATATCAGAGAAAAATAA
- a CDS encoding SRPBCC domain-containing protein → MQKLQFKKEINASAQKVYETMLGLKDKATYEYWVATFNPTSTYEGSWDKGSKILFVGVDENGKKGGMISEIVEHKPANFVSIRHYGFLIGDTEVTTGEEVEKWAGGHENYTFQENNGITTVIVDMDTIDEYLDYFQNTYPKALEKLKEISEK, encoded by the coding sequence ATGCAAAAATTACAATTTAAAAAAGAAATTAACGCATCGGCTCAAAAGGTATATGAAACGATGCTCGGTTTAAAAGACAAAGCAACTTATGAATATTGGGTTGCCACTTTTAATCCGACTTCAACATATGAAGGAAGTTGGGACAAAGGAAGCAAAATACTTTTTGTTGGAGTAGACGAAAATGGTAAAAAAGGAGGAATGATTTCGGAAATTGTAGAACATAAACCTGCCAATTTTGTTTCCATTCGTCATTACGGATTTTTGATTGGAGATACTGAAGTAACGACAGGCGAAGAGGTAGAGAAATGGGCGGGAGGACACGAAAATTATACTTTTCAGGAAAATAACGGCATTACAACCGTAATTGTGGATATGGATACAATTGATGAATATCTGGATTACTTTCAAAACACATATCCAAAAGCTTTGGAAAAATTAAAAGAAATTTCAGAAAAATAA
- a CDS encoding porin family protein, with protein MKKILLLAVFTVLGFANVNAQEIKFGAKAGLNFSTVNGSNTNNIDYVTSYHVGVVSEIPISEKFSFQPEIMYSRQGYTFNNDIVAMNYLNIPLMGKYYVAKGLSLEAGPQIGFLLSAKNEGMKVTNSFTTFDFGANFGLGYKLENGLNFSARYNLGITRVDTDNRNGVFQVSVGYFFF; from the coding sequence ATGAAAAAAATTTTATTGCTAGCTGTTTTTACAGTTTTAGGATTTGCGAATGTTAATGCTCAAGAAATTAAATTTGGAGCTAAAGCGGGTTTAAACTTTTCAACGGTAAACGGAAGTAACACCAACAACATTGATTATGTAACATCCTATCATGTTGGTGTTGTATCGGAAATTCCAATTTCTGAAAAATTTTCTTTTCAACCCGAAATAATGTATTCTCGCCAGGGTTATACCTTCAATAATGACATAGTTGCTATGAATTATCTGAACATTCCTTTAATGGGAAAATATTATGTAGCAAAAGGATTAAGTCTTGAAGCTGGGCCGCAAATAGGCTTTTTACTTTCTGCTAAAAATGAAGGAATGAAGGTAACAAACTCATTCACCACTTTTGATTTTGGCGCTAATTTTGGCTTAGGTTATAAACTGGAAAATGGACTTAATTTTAGTGCAAGATATAATTTGGGAATAACTAGGGTTGATACTGACAATAGAAACGGAGTATTTCAAGTATCTGTTGGCTACTTCTTTTTCTAA
- a CDS encoding M13 family metallopeptidase translates to MKKSLLLFIVFLALTACSKHERKKNIAITGIDSTLRPGDDFFRYVNGKWYDSISIPASQTGVGAYMFMNFPQRIRMQGILDSISKSENPEGSIAQKVGDFYASGMDTLTIEKRGFEPIKPLLAKIEAINDLPSLMNFVVNEVKADNSSIIAFGVSTDDKNSSMNIAQIYQTGLGLPDRDYYFKSDSSTVAIQKAYKKYLDALFQQTGSNADEARKNADLVYGIDKQLAVSHKTKVELRDVQANYNKIAVADLAKRHPNINWTTFLNNLGAKTDSINVSQPAYYDALNKLLKTIPLNNWKIYLKANSIERYADYLSKPFVDASFEYTKVLSGQAVQKSRGEKMANVIDNYLGEALGELYVKKYFSEDAKKRMLVLVNNLQKAYAKRIDNLEWMSPVTKQKAKEKLFAITKKIGYPDKWRDYSNVRVARGTYFENVVSAATAGYQFQLAKLGKPVDRSQWYTTPPTVTAYNNPTANEIVFPAGILQSPYFDNDADDALNYGGIGMVIGHEITHTFDDQGAQYDKDGNLKNWCTKEDYAQFKSRIQQVINLYSTYTVLDNLHINGAMTVGENTADIAGIAVAYDAFKMTEQGKGNEKIDGFTPDQRFFISIARIWRVKMKEEFLRLWINNNPHSPPNWRVNGPLMNTTPFYDAFNVKAGDKMFLPKKDRITIW, encoded by the coding sequence ATGAAAAAATCATTATTGCTCTTTATTGTATTTTTAGCTTTAACAGCGTGTTCAAAACATGAAAGAAAAAAAAATATTGCCATTACAGGAATAGATTCTACTTTACGTCCTGGCGATGATTTTTTTAGATATGTAAATGGCAAATGGTATGATTCGATATCAATACCTGCGTCTCAAACAGGAGTGGGGGCTTATATGTTTATGAATTTCCCACAGCGAATTCGTATGCAAGGAATATTAGACAGTATTTCGAAAAGCGAGAATCCAGAAGGGAGCATAGCGCAAAAGGTCGGAGATTTTTATGCATCGGGTATGGATACTTTAACCATAGAGAAACGCGGTTTTGAACCGATCAAACCTTTGCTTGCTAAAATTGAAGCAATTAACGATTTGCCTTCTCTAATGAATTTTGTAGTTAATGAAGTAAAAGCGGACAATTCTTCTATTATAGCTTTTGGAGTATCAACTGATGATAAAAACAGTAGTATGAATATTGCCCAAATCTATCAAACAGGTTTAGGCTTGCCAGACAGAGATTATTATTTCAAATCAGATTCATCGACTGTTGCTATACAGAAAGCCTACAAGAAATACCTTGATGCATTATTTCAGCAAACAGGTAGTAATGCAGATGAGGCTAGAAAGAATGCTGATTTGGTTTATGGTATTGATAAACAACTTGCTGTTTCGCATAAAACAAAAGTAGAGCTTCGAGATGTGCAGGCAAATTATAATAAAATAGCTGTAGCAGATCTTGCAAAAAGACATCCGAACATAAACTGGACAACTTTTTTAAATAATTTAGGAGCAAAGACTGATTCTATTAATGTGTCTCAGCCAGCTTATTATGATGCGCTTAATAAACTTTTAAAAACCATTCCATTAAATAATTGGAAAATCTATTTGAAAGCAAATTCCATAGAAAGATATGCAGATTATTTGAGTAAACCTTTTGTAGATGCTTCATTTGAATATACAAAAGTGCTTTCTGGACAAGCCGTTCAAAAATCACGCGGCGAAAAGATGGCAAATGTTATTGATAATTACTTAGGTGAAGCATTGGGAGAATTGTATGTAAAGAAATATTTTTCTGAAGATGCCAAAAAGCGTATGCTGGTTCTTGTGAATAATTTGCAAAAAGCTTACGCTAAAAGAATCGATAATTTGGAATGGATGAGTCCTGTTACGAAGCAAAAAGCTAAAGAAAAACTATTTGCCATTACAAAGAAAATTGGGTATCCAGATAAATGGAGAGACTATAGTAATGTACGTGTAGCTAGAGGCACCTATTTTGAGAATGTGGTTTCGGCTGCTACGGCGGGATATCAATTTCAATTAGCAAAATTGGGAAAACCAGTTGATAGATCACAATGGTATACAACACCGCCAACCGTTACGGCTTATAACAATCCTACAGCAAATGAAATTGTTTTTCCTGCAGGTATTTTACAGTCTCCGTATTTTGATAATGATGCAGATGACGCGCTTAATTATGGTGGAATCGGAATGGTTATAGGTCACGAAATAACTCATACTTTTGATGATCAAGGCGCTCAATATGACAAAGATGGTAATTTGAAAAATTGGTGCACAAAAGAAGATTATGCACAGTTTAAATCTAGAATACAACAAGTTATCAATTTGTATAGTACATATACCGTTTTAGATAATTTACATATTAATGGCGCAATGACAGTTGGTGAAAATACAGCAGACATTGCTGGAATAGCCGTTGCTTATGATGCTTTTAAAATGACTGAACAAGGAAAAGGAAACGAAAAAATTGATGGTTTTACCCCAGATCAACGCTTCTTTATTTCTATAGCCAGAATATGGAGAGTAAAAATGAAAGAAGAGTTTTTACGTTTATGGATTAACAATAATCCGCATTCACCACCAAATTGGCGTGTTAATGGTCCGCTGATGAATACGACACCTTTTTACGATGCATTTAATGTAAAAGCAGGAGATAAAATGTTTTTGCCGAAGAAAGATAGAATAACGATTTGGTAG
- a CDS encoding helix-turn-helix domain-containing protein, whose amino-acid sequence MIYTTLLNIAVFQGTVLGFIILKSSLFNSNSNKYLAYLLFALSIILLNYVFELEEVFISYPLLRFIDEIDWIFLLPVFTFMFIINRIDDSVKNRQKTYLFYIPFVYATILNLSAYFEIVLGLYKIPKSYAFLINIFRLIQLLLVVIIIVCLPLYSYFMIRYLKNPQEKKWVLTLLTFMYLVLLVWLNTYMVGLFFKSDISFPMSVVALFATFIIHWTAYIGIYKYKLAKDTNAVYNFLNGDLAISPSDFQIVENDTPQESIESITSDNLYFQKLELLCKEEHIYTDSTLNREKVAEKLGISAGYVSQIVNTITGDNFANYINQYRIEAVKEMISNSEYENYNLLTMGLESGFTSKTTFYKAFKKATGQTPNEYRNSKK is encoded by the coding sequence TTGATTTATACCACACTTTTAAATATTGCGGTTTTTCAGGGAACAGTTTTAGGCTTTATTATTCTAAAATCTTCCTTATTCAATAGTAATTCTAATAAATATCTCGCGTACTTATTATTTGCACTTTCCATTATTTTACTGAATTACGTTTTTGAACTTGAAGAAGTTTTTATATCCTATCCTTTATTGCGTTTTATAGACGAGATCGATTGGATATTTCTATTACCTGTTTTCACATTTATGTTTATTATAAACCGCATTGATGATTCGGTAAAAAACAGACAAAAAACTTATTTGTTTTATATCCCATTTGTCTACGCCACTATTCTTAATCTTTCAGCCTATTTTGAAATTGTACTCGGACTTTATAAAATTCCTAAGTCCTATGCATTCCTAATCAATATTTTTAGACTGATTCAACTTTTATTGGTCGTTATCATTATTGTGTGTTTACCTCTTTACTCTTATTTTATGATAAGGTATTTAAAAAACCCACAAGAAAAAAAATGGGTTCTTACTTTATTAACTTTTATGTATTTGGTATTATTAGTATGGCTAAATACTTATATGGTTGGTCTATTTTTCAAATCAGATATTTCTTTTCCGATGAGCGTGGTGGCTTTATTCGCAACATTTATAATTCATTGGACAGCTTATATAGGTATTTACAAATACAAATTGGCAAAAGACACAAATGCTGTTTATAATTTTTTAAATGGAGATTTAGCTATTTCGCCTTCCGATTTTCAAATTGTAGAAAATGATACTCCACAAGAATCTATCGAATCTATCACATCTGATAATCTTTACTTTCAAAAACTAGAACTTCTCTGCAAGGAAGAGCACATTTATACCGACAGTACTTTAAACAGAGAAAAAGTTGCAGAAAAATTAGGCATAAGCGCCGGTTATGTTTCTCAAATTGTAAATACGATTACGGGAGATAATTTTGCTAATTACATTAATCAATACCGTATTGAAGCAGTAAAAGAAATGATTTCGAATTCTGAATATGAAAATTATAATTTGCTTACCATGGGATTGGAATCTGGTTTTACTTCAAAAACCACTTTTTACAAAGCTTTTAAAAAAGCCACGGGACAGACTCCAAATGAGTATAGAAATTCAAAAAAATAA
- the yiaA gene encoding inner membrane protein YiaA: MEPLKSNELNNNSESKNAKLNNGSSPLKPSAAFVGASWMTLLIGMTSYCIGLYNSDMAYNEKGYYFTILLFGLFSVISVQKSVRDRLEGIPVTDLYYSISWFSTIASIVLLIIGLWNADLLLSEKGFFGMSFVLGLFSALAVQKNTRDLKQFESANI; this comes from the coding sequence ATGGAACCGCTAAAATCAAATGAATTAAACAACAATTCAGAATCAAAAAATGCAAAATTAAATAATGGGAGTAGTCCTTTAAAACCAAGTGCTGCTTTTGTCGGTGCATCTTGGATGACGTTACTTATAGGTATGACCTCATATTGTATCGGACTTTATAATTCTGATATGGCTTACAATGAAAAAGGATATTATTTTACTATTCTTCTTTTTGGACTTTTCTCTGTAATATCAGTACAAAAAAGTGTTAGAGACAGGCTAGAAGGTATACCCGTAACCGATTTATATTATAGTATAAGCTGGTTTAGTACCATAGCTTCGATCGTATTGCTGATAATTGGGCTTTGGAATGCCGATTTATTGCTCAGTGAAAAAGGATTTTTCGGAATGTCGTTTGTACTCGGACTTTTTTCTGCTCTTGCAGTACAAAAAAATACCAGAGATTTGAAGCAATTTGAATCGGCTAACATATAG
- a CDS encoding nucleoside hydrolase-like domain-containing protein: MKIKYYTIFLLSLYITSIYGQKPVPIKPRILISTDIGGTDPDDNQSMTHLLMYSDKFEIEGLISSPSYGNGSKQEIIRMIDLYERDLPKLQKHHSGFASPDYLRYITKQGYHGNVSFIGYSKATEGSNWIVKCAQKKSSQPLWILCWGGLEDLAQALHDAPSIQNKIKVYWIGGPNKKWSANSYAYIVANFPNLWFIENNSSYYGLFSPSDEPDNVLISNYYSKHIKDKSFLGKDFINYYKGEVKMGDTPSLLYMMDGDPNNPTRESWGCSFEKFNYSPRTVLDRTTTIKDTIAFCSIMELRFNVPKSKAKKESIGFWMEVPYGKTIQKWPGYYIGNDVYAIRYIPKKAEVLNYKLSSDIPEINGKTGALVATNLWPGKKSQKDYQLGNNWFTDKHDSDLYFGKIQGGKTISKWRDEILLDWSKRWEWLNE, encoded by the coding sequence ATGAAAATAAAATATTATACAATTTTTCTATTAAGCCTTTACATTACTTCTATTTATGGACAAAAACCAGTTCCTATAAAACCCAGAATACTAATTAGTACAGATATTGGCGGAACAGATCCAGATGACAATCAATCTATGACGCACTTACTAATGTATAGTGATAAATTTGAAATTGAAGGTTTAATTTCGTCTCCATCTTATGGAAACGGAAGCAAACAGGAAATAATTAGAATGATTGATTTGTATGAAAGAGATCTTCCAAAACTTCAAAAACACCATTCTGGATTTGCATCTCCTGATTACCTGCGTTATATAACAAAACAAGGCTATCACGGAAATGTTTCTTTTATTGGTTATTCGAAAGCCACAGAAGGATCTAATTGGATAGTAAAATGTGCTCAGAAAAAAAGTTCTCAACCTTTATGGATATTATGCTGGGGAGGTTTAGAAGATTTAGCACAAGCTCTACACGATGCACCTAGTATTCAAAATAAAATTAAAGTGTATTGGATAGGTGGTCCAAATAAAAAATGGAGCGCTAATAGTTACGCTTACATTGTTGCCAATTTTCCTAATTTATGGTTTATCGAAAACAATTCTTCTTATTATGGGTTATTTTCTCCAAGTGATGAACCTGACAATGTGCTTATTTCAAATTATTATTCGAAACATATTAAAGACAAAAGTTTTTTAGGAAAAGATTTCATCAACTATTATAAAGGAGAGGTCAAAATGGGAGATACACCTTCCCTGCTCTACATGATGGATGGAGATCCAAACAATCCAACACGCGAAAGTTGGGGATGTAGTTTTGAAAAATTCAATTATAGTCCTCGAACGGTACTTGACAGAACAACAACTATTAAAGACACAATAGCTTTCTGCTCTATAATGGAACTAAGATTTAATGTACCGAAATCAAAGGCAAAAAAAGAATCTATAGGTTTTTGGATGGAAGTTCCTTATGGAAAAACAATTCAGAAATGGCCAGGTTATTATATCGGAAATGATGTTTACGCTATAAGATATATTCCTAAAAAAGCAGAAGTCTTAAATTATAAATTGTCTTCTGATATTCCAGAAATTAACGGAAAAACTGGCGCATTAGTTGCAACAAACTTATGGCCTGGAAAAAAGAGTCAAAAAGATTATCAATTAGGCAATAATTGGTTTACTGATAAACACGATTCAGATCTTTATTTTGGTAAAATTCAAGGAGGAAAAACAATTTCAAAATGGAGAGATGAAATTTTATTAGACTGGAGCAAAAGATGGGAATGGCTAAATGAATAA